From the genome of Parasteatoda tepidariorum isolate YZ-2023 chromosome X1, CAS_Ptep_4.0, whole genome shotgun sequence, one region includes:
- the LOC107455200 gene encoding glucose-6-phosphate exchanger SLC37A2, with the protein MKKRISRGRPVGVVFLQRFFTLGKYRRKVYQTSVLCLTFIAYTAYHMSRRPLAIVKNSLNQDCSRLTPPPGVIINNNTRDNWCDWAPFDQSNANRLLGVLDAVYVFAYAVCMFVSGMLAERIDLRYYLALGMLFSGIFTYLFGLAFYLNIHSFAFFVIVQILGGAVQCTGWPGVVSCVGNWFGKARRGLIFGIWNAHLYVGNILGAFVAGHFVAYNWGLSFIVPSAIVGFCGFVMFLFLVPHPEVVDCASHHETSKQGDPTQNPLLKPESSMRSESMSIEVNEASLGQDEQNRHRNKKAITFWEAVKIPGVIEFSLSLFFSKLVSYTFLFWLPRYLDAATGAGSQASAFMSIAFDVGGILGGVIAGIISDHTGASALTCVGFLGLAVPSLFIFQAYGSVNKVTNIILQVICGALVNGPYALITTAVATELGTHKSIKSNSKALSTVTAIIDGTGSVGAALGPLLAGLVSETSWAYVFYMMMFADLCALLSLLRTALREAKECYGLRCFKSDKNSYETIE; encoded by the coding sequence ATGAAAAAGAGAATATCTAGAGGAAGGCCAGTTGGAGTGGTGTTTTTGCAAAGATTCTTCACCCTTGGTAAATATCGACGTAAAGTCTATCAAACAAGTGTCTTATGTCTGACTTTCATAGCTTATACCGCTTATCATATGTCAAGACGGCCTCTTGCAATTGTCAAAAATTCCCTGAATCAAGACTGCTCTCGTCTGACACCACCTCCAGGagtgattattaataataatactagaGATAATTGGTGTGATTGGGCTCCTTTTGATCAAAGTAATGCTAACAGACTTTTAGGAGTTCTTGATGCTGTTTATGTTTTTGCATATGCAGTATGCATGTTTGTAAGTGGAATGTTAGCGGAAAGAATTGATTTACGATATTATTTAGCTCTCGGAATGCTTTTTAGTGgaatttttacttacttatttggTTTGGCATTCTATTTAAACATTCACAGCTTCGCTTTCTTCGTAATTGTTCAAATACTTGGAGGCGCTGTACAATGCACAGGTTGGCCAGGAGTAGTTTCTTGCGTCGGCAATTGGTTTGGTAAAGCAAGAAGGGGACTTATATTTGGAATCTGGAATGCTCATTTATACGTAGGCAACATTCTAGGAGCATTTGTTGCCGGCCATTTTGTAGCTTACAACTGGGGATTATCATTCATTGTACCATCAGCTATTGTTGGATTCTGTGGatttgtaatgtttttgttCCTTGTACCACATCCAGAGGTGGTAGACTGCGCAAGTCATCATGAAACTAGCAAACAAGGAGACCCCACACAAAATCCACTTCTTAAGCCTGAATCTTCTATGAGATCAGAGAGCATGAGTATTGAGGTAAATGAAGCATCTTTGGGACAGGATGAACAAAACCGACATAGAAACAAAAAAGCTATCACTTTTTGGGAAGCAGTCAAAATTCCAGGGGTCATTGAATTCTCTTTGAgcttattcttttcaaaattagtaagCTATACTTTTCTATTTTGGTTGCCGAGATACCTGGATGCTGCAACTGGTGCAGGATCGCAAGCATCTGCCTTCATGTCCATAGCTTTTGATGTTGGTGGCATTCTTGGTGGCGTCATTGCTGGTATAATTTCAGATCACACGGGTGCCAGTGCATTAACTTGTGTAGGATTTCTTGGGCTAGCTGTTCCTTcactctttatttttcaagcttaTGGAAGTGTAAATAAAGTCACTAACATTATTTTACAAGTGATTTGTGGTGCATTAGTGAATGGACCTTATGCACTAATTACTACAGCTGTCGCTACAGAGTTAGGAACtcacaaaagtattaaaagcaACTCCAAAGCTTTATCGACAGTTACAGCTATTATAGATGGTACAGGATCAGTGGGTGCCGCACTTGGCCCATTGCTTGCTGGCTTAGTGTCTGAAACATCATGGGCCTATGTTTTCTATATGATGATGTTTGCAGACTTGTGTGCTCTATTATCCCTCCTGCGAACAGCTCTAAGAGAAGCTAAAGAATGTTACGGCCTTAGAtgttttaaaagtgataaaaattcttatgaaacAATAGAGTGa